A genomic window from Streptomyces sp. MST-110588 includes:
- a CDS encoding ATP-binding protein, producing MATVSPSQPWAYTLQLPRDAGAPKIARAVARETLRHYGMGELIETAELLVSELVTNAYLHSDGPSSLRIRRMEADRLRISVWDTNPVIPPPFAGPAQSELTVGLFGAPSTTAPYAEGGRGLLLVRLCAVNWGGYPLAEGLFGMAGKLLWVEVAATDTAFDIAA from the coding sequence ATGGCCACCGTATCGCCGTCCCAGCCCTGGGCGTACACGCTGCAACTTCCCCGGGACGCCGGGGCACCGAAGATCGCGCGGGCCGTCGCGCGGGAGACGCTCCGCCACTACGGAATGGGGGAACTCATCGAGACGGCCGAACTGTTGGTGAGCGAGCTGGTCACCAACGCGTACCTGCACAGCGACGGGCCGTCGTCGCTGCGCATCCGCCGTATGGAGGCCGACCGGCTGCGGATCAGCGTGTGGGACACCAACCCGGTGATCCCGCCGCCGTTCGCCGGCCCCGCGCAGAGCGAACTGACGGTCGGCCTGTTCGGCGCGCCCAGCACCACCGCGCCCTACGCCGAGGGCGGGCGCGGCCTGCTCCTCGTACGGCTCTGCGCCGTCAACTGGGGCGGATACCCGCTCGCGGAGGGACTGTTCGGCATGGCCGGGAAGCTGCTGTGGGTCGAGGTGGCGGCGACGGACACCGCGTTCGACATCGCGGCCTGA
- a CDS encoding NAD(P)H-binding protein: MIVVTGATGNIGRSLVDQLLARGASVRALTRDPERAGLPAGAETVRADLTDPASAARALEGAESVFLNLAAGGDRAADAVIDAAVKSGVRRIVLNSSMAVTDGFEDQDNFIARMHAGLEQAVQSSGLEWTFVRGGMYATNALKWAPEIRETGVVHDAHPQANGAPVHEADLAAVAAAALLDTTGEHLHQAYVVTGPAKLTMAEQVAEIGRAIGREIRFEEIPAEQAAEAMAGAHFPKDVALRLLDMFASTIGTEPLITDTVQHVTGHPARTFTQWATDHAPDFR, translated from the coding sequence GTGATCGTAGTAACCGGAGCAACCGGCAACATCGGCCGCAGCCTGGTGGACCAACTCCTCGCCCGGGGCGCGTCCGTACGAGCCCTGACCCGTGACCCCGAACGCGCCGGGCTGCCCGCCGGGGCCGAGACCGTACGGGCGGACCTGACCGACCCCGCGAGCGCGGCGAGGGCACTGGAAGGTGCTGAGTCGGTCTTCCTCAATCTGGCGGCGGGCGGCGACCGGGCCGCCGACGCCGTGATCGACGCCGCCGTGAAGTCCGGCGTCCGCCGGATCGTCCTGAACTCCTCCATGGCCGTCACCGACGGCTTCGAGGACCAGGACAACTTCATCGCCCGTATGCATGCGGGCTTGGAGCAGGCGGTCCAGTCCTCCGGTCTGGAATGGACCTTCGTACGCGGCGGAATGTACGCCACCAACGCCCTCAAGTGGGCCCCGGAGATCCGCGAAACCGGCGTGGTCCACGACGCTCACCCGCAGGCCAACGGCGCCCCCGTCCACGAGGCCGACCTCGCGGCCGTCGCCGCCGCAGCCCTCCTGGACACCACCGGCGAACACCTCCACCAGGCGTACGTCGTCACCGGCCCGGCGAAGCTGACCATGGCCGAGCAGGTCGCCGAGATCGGCCGGGCCATCGGCCGCGAGATCCGCTTCGAGGAGATCCCCGCAGAACAGGCCGCCGAAGCGATGGCCGGCGCCCACTTCCCCAAGGACGTGGCCCTCCGCCTCCTGGACATGTTCGCCTCGACCATCGGCACCGAGCCCCTGATCACCGACACCGTCCAGCACGTCACCGGCCACCCCGCCCGCACCTTCACCCAATGGGCAACCGACCACGCCCCCGACTTCCGCTGA
- a CDS encoding DUF397 domain-containing protein — MSQLSWQQSSYCSEGNSCIGVADRGGGSLLLRESDVPGVVLTATPEGLRGLIARVKAGGGAQKSTRVRSSMRATDS; from the coding sequence ATGTCTCAGCTCAGTTGGCAGCAGTCGTCCTATTGCAGCGAGGGCAACTCCTGCATAGGCGTGGCCGATCGGGGCGGCGGCTCGCTGCTCCTCCGGGAAAGCGACGTTCCCGGCGTGGTGCTGACCGCCACCCCGGAAGGACTGCGCGGCTTGATTGCGCGGGTGAAAGCCGGCGGCGGGGCTCAGAAGTCGACGCGGGTGCGGTCGTCGATGCGGGCCACGGATTCCTGA
- a CDS encoding DUF3574 domain-containing protein, with protein sequence MTMTKPRMRLAAVALTAGLLGAGAPVAYASLDDDSEPAIASAKPAAEGSPYIETSLMFGTARPNGGPPVTDKQFRAFVDTYVTPRFPSGLTVQDGYGQYRDTHGKIERERSYELILLYPTSQSRPAGTKIEAIRKEYMKRYAQESVARIDDRTRVDF encoded by the coding sequence ATGACGATGACCAAGCCCCGTATGCGCCTCGCCGCCGTCGCCCTCACGGCCGGCCTGCTCGGCGCCGGCGCCCCCGTCGCGTACGCGTCCCTGGACGACGACTCCGAACCGGCCATCGCTTCCGCGAAACCCGCCGCGGAGGGCAGCCCGTACATCGAGACCAGCCTGATGTTCGGCACCGCCCGCCCCAACGGCGGCCCCCCGGTCACCGACAAACAGTTCCGCGCCTTCGTCGACACCTACGTCACGCCGCGCTTCCCCAGCGGCCTCACGGTCCAGGACGGCTACGGCCAGTACCGCGACACCCACGGCAAGATCGAGCGCGAGCGCTCGTACGAGCTGATCCTGCTCTACCCGACCTCCCAGTCCCGCCCCGCCGGTACGAAGATCGAAGCCATCCGCAAGGAATACATGAAGCGGTACGCTCAGGAATCCGTGGCCCGCATCGACGACCGCACCCGCGTCGACTTCTGA
- a CDS encoding DUF6571 family protein gives MQQGGSYSPQFLHDMADDIRAAEDRSKGGNPDVWDLDGDFSGKHDDWFANDPLDGVLNLMSRNPGAATAYLDPDSDPNPLDGKPEKNDRLDYLLNKRDWKVVDTVAWHGDLQYAGPDIEDRDNRAGLGRALQAAATGIAADNTERHAYVPHTAAHDRIFDYAFEYAAKKENDFPPALREPMAGVLANYGDKVHRSTSSLDITDDPLPQKKLLEVMKQVSRDKNAYGILNEGLGYETLRVVSDPDPKDDRAPLIRAGRTIGFLEEARTQAIEADKKDLSGQKMGTYHMLGAPVTLIPVLGDAAQRGVDFLTTACM, from the coding sequence ATGCAGCAAGGCGGAAGTTACTCCCCGCAGTTCCTGCACGACATGGCGGACGACATCCGCGCCGCCGAAGACAGGTCCAAGGGAGGCAACCCCGACGTCTGGGACCTCGACGGCGACTTCAGCGGCAAACACGACGACTGGTTCGCCAACGACCCCCTCGACGGCGTACTCAACCTCATGAGCCGCAACCCGGGCGCCGCCACCGCCTACCTCGACCCCGACAGCGACCCCAACCCCTTGGACGGCAAGCCCGAGAAGAACGACCGCCTCGACTATCTCCTCAACAAACGCGACTGGAAGGTGGTCGACACTGTCGCCTGGCACGGCGATCTCCAGTACGCGGGACCCGACATCGAGGACAGAGACAACCGAGCCGGCCTAGGCAGGGCACTCCAGGCAGCAGCCACCGGAATCGCTGCCGACAATACGGAACGCCACGCCTACGTTCCCCATACCGCAGCACACGACCGCATTTTTGATTACGCATTCGAATACGCCGCCAAGAAGGAGAACGACTTTCCACCCGCGCTGCGGGAACCAATGGCAGGCGTACTGGCCAATTACGGCGACAAGGTCCACCGGTCTACCAGTTCCCTCGACATCACGGACGACCCCCTGCCGCAGAAGAAGTTGCTGGAGGTAATGAAACAGGTCTCAAGGGACAAGAATGCCTATGGCATCCTCAACGAGGGCCTGGGTTACGAAACCCTCAGAGTGGTGTCCGATCCCGACCCGAAAGATGACCGAGCACCCCTCATCCGAGCGGGACGAACCATCGGATTCCTCGAAGAAGCCAGAACCCAGGCAATCGAGGCGGACAAGAAGGACCTTTCCGGGCAGAAAATGGGCACCTACCACATGCTAGGCGCACCGGTCACCTTGATTCCCGTATTGGGAGATGCTGCGCAGCGTGGAGTCGACTTCCTGACCACCGCCTGTATGTAA
- a CDS encoding SGNH/GDSL hydrolase family protein: protein MRTTRPAPSGTRGTNRSAPSRTRRRNRLTVAAATGVALSALTAAALPGDVNRPPSQESRNGRAAGKPTFGKHYYVSLGDSFISGEGGRWAGNVAIKEDNTTNLYGTDRASYKCRNDGTHCRHDPLRVYESYVNPLTGKNNGCHRSDVAEINSAGFSHPKNLACSGAQTRHLLQDYFKGEDVQLKQLENFVKDGEHKVRLVQISIGGNDVGFSGIIEQCIKGFLKPVGSTHCSKDEALTSRARKALADLPQAVHHVASRVKEITGNPRNKQSGYRIALQSYPSPLPDAARYRTKREGYNRYHPNGCPFFNDDTDWARAHLLKPLSEQIRKAARAAAVDFLDLSNAFTGHEVCAEGTVQAVQADSRYGMDEKKAEWMRYLSVGYEGAPLPYSQGQQDESFHPNAFGQEALGVCLKKFYKVIDDSQVPLERRCLNSGREIKTMEIRTM from the coding sequence GTGCGCACCACCCGACCAGCTCCCTCAGGCACCCGCGGGACCAACCGGTCAGCACCTTCACGCACCCGCCGCCGCAACCGTCTGACCGTCGCCGCCGCGACCGGCGTCGCGCTGTCCGCGCTCACGGCCGCCGCCCTCCCCGGTGACGTGAACCGGCCACCCTCCCAGGAATCCCGAAACGGGCGGGCGGCCGGAAAGCCCACGTTCGGCAAGCACTATTACGTCTCCCTCGGCGACAGCTTCATCTCCGGCGAGGGAGGGCGGTGGGCCGGAAACGTCGCCATCAAGGAAGACAACACGACCAACCTCTACGGCACCGACCGGGCTTCTTACAAGTGCCGTAACGACGGGACCCACTGCCGGCACGACCCGCTGCGGGTGTACGAGTCGTACGTCAATCCCCTCACCGGAAAGAACAACGGGTGTCATCGCTCCGATGTCGCCGAGATCAACAGCGCGGGATTCAGCCACCCCAAGAACCTGGCCTGCTCGGGCGCCCAGACGCGTCACCTCCTTCAGGACTACTTCAAAGGCGAGGACGTCCAGCTAAAGCAGTTGGAGAACTTCGTCAAAGACGGAGAACACAAGGTACGCCTGGTGCAGATCTCGATCGGCGGGAACGACGTGGGGTTCTCCGGCATCATCGAGCAGTGCATCAAGGGCTTCCTCAAGCCCGTGGGCAGTACGCACTGCAGCAAGGACGAGGCACTGACCAGCAGGGCCCGAAAGGCGTTGGCCGATCTGCCGCAGGCGGTCCATCACGTCGCGTCCCGGGTGAAGGAGATCACGGGCAATCCGCGCAACAAGCAGTCGGGTTACCGGATCGCCCTCCAGTCCTACCCCTCACCATTGCCGGATGCGGCCCGCTACCGCACGAAGAGGGAGGGCTACAACCGTTACCACCCCAACGGCTGCCCGTTCTTCAACGACGACACGGACTGGGCCCGTGCTCACCTCCTCAAGCCCCTGTCGGAGCAGATCCGCAAAGCGGCACGTGCGGCAGCGGTCGACTTCCTCGACCTGAGCAACGCCTTCACGGGCCACGAGGTGTGTGCGGAAGGCACCGTCCAGGCAGTACAGGCGGACTCCCGGTACGGCATGGACGAGAAAAAGGCCGAGTGGATGCGTTACCTGAGCGTCGGATACGAGGGGGCGCCGCTGCCGTACAGCCAGGGCCAGCAGGACGAGTCCTTCCACCCGAACGCCTTCGGCCAGGAGGCGCTGGGCGTGTGCCTGAAGAAGTTCTACAAGGTGATCGACGACAGCCAGGTTCCGCTCGAACGGCGCTGTCTGAACAGCGGCCGGGAAATCAAGACCATGGAGATCAGGACCATGTGA
- a CDS encoding helix-turn-helix transcriptional regulator yields MPLRSSPTARQARLGAELRKLREQAGLSVTEASRRLGVGQTQISNIEASRFGVSADRLRALAHNYSCTDDAFIDALIAIAGERKRGWWEEYRELLPAGLLALAELEHHAARLRIAHTSHIPGLLQTADHAREVFRHAVTPLTPPEVEHRVSFRIKRQVVLYRHDPLPCDAIIHEAALRMKFGGPQVTRAQLEHLLEMGEREHVTILVIPFDAGAYPGSGQSVCYVDGPVPQLDTVQLDQSHGTVLLDDEAQLSKYRNLLTRMESAALDEEQSRDFIRGIAKSLRG; encoded by the coding sequence ATGCCCTTGAGGAGTAGTCCCACAGCGCGCCAGGCAAGGTTGGGAGCCGAACTGCGCAAGCTCCGCGAGCAAGCTGGGCTGTCCGTGACCGAGGCCAGTCGGCGGCTCGGTGTCGGGCAGACGCAAATCAGCAATATCGAAGCCAGCCGGTTCGGGGTGAGCGCAGACCGACTGAGGGCCCTGGCGCACAACTACTCATGTACTGACGATGCGTTCATCGACGCGCTCATCGCGATTGCGGGTGAGCGAAAGCGCGGTTGGTGGGAGGAATACCGGGAGTTGCTCCCCGCCGGTCTGTTGGCCCTGGCGGAACTTGAGCATCATGCGGCACGGTTGCGCATTGCGCACACGTCCCACATTCCCGGGTTGTTGCAGACCGCGGATCACGCGAGAGAGGTTTTCCGGCATGCGGTAACACCACTGACGCCACCGGAGGTCGAGCACCGGGTGTCGTTTCGTATCAAGCGCCAAGTGGTTCTCTACCGCCATGACCCTTTGCCGTGCGATGCGATCATCCATGAGGCCGCCTTGCGTATGAAGTTCGGCGGCCCCCAGGTGACTCGTGCGCAGCTCGAACACTTGCTGGAGATGGGAGAGCGGGAGCATGTGACGATCCTGGTGATCCCCTTCGATGCAGGTGCATATCCGGGTTCTGGCCAATCCGTCTGCTACGTGGACGGCCCGGTGCCTCAGCTCGACACCGTACAGCTCGATCAGTCTCACGGGACCGTGTTGCTTGATGACGAGGCCCAGTTGAGCAAGTACCGCAATCTACTTACGAGGATGGAAAGTGCGGCGCTCGATGAGGAGCAGTCGCGTGACTTCATTCGCGGTATCGCTAAAAGCTTGAGGGGTTGA
- a CDS encoding aminoglycoside phosphotransferase family protein has protein sequence MLPAVDTDAQWDDVVPVEEVMRPGVEDLCARLGLRGLPLRRFPVGSQPVYAVGTRQVLKLFPGVCAEDGVAEARVLSYLEGRLPVPTPCVYDAGTYENNWRYVLMSRLRGEDLALAWSRVPESERDRIATEAGETLAALHALDPEPLGDVLGPGDWGAFVAAQRSTAVERQRGHGLWDEWLDQIPGFLNSVPLPADPPRVLLHTEFMREHLLVTPHDDWRLTGLVDFEPAMTGHAAYDFVAVGLYVSRGDPRLFSRVAAAYGHTFGPRELLAYALLHVHGNFPRYLRELPAPPRPTLDSLAETWFGTG, from the coding sequence ATGCTGCCTGCTGTGGACACGGACGCCCAGTGGGACGATGTCGTCCCCGTTGAAGAGGTGATGCGCCCGGGTGTGGAAGACCTCTGTGCACGTCTGGGTCTTCGTGGGCTGCCGCTGAGGCGTTTCCCGGTGGGCTCGCAGCCCGTGTATGCCGTCGGGACCCGTCAGGTCCTCAAGCTCTTTCCGGGGGTCTGTGCGGAGGACGGCGTGGCCGAGGCGCGTGTGCTGTCCTATCTGGAGGGCAGGCTGCCCGTGCCGACGCCGTGTGTGTACGACGCGGGTACGTATGAGAACAACTGGCGGTACGTGCTGATGTCGCGGCTGCGCGGGGAGGATCTGGCCCTGGCCTGGTCCCGTGTACCGGAGAGTGAGCGGGATCGGATCGCCACCGAGGCCGGGGAGACGCTGGCCGCGCTGCATGCGCTGGACCCCGAGCCGCTGGGTGATGTGCTGGGGCCCGGGGACTGGGGTGCGTTTGTGGCGGCTCAGCGTTCCACCGCTGTCGAGCGGCAGCGCGGGCATGGGCTGTGGGACGAGTGGCTCGATCAGATTCCCGGTTTTCTCAACTCTGTGCCGTTGCCGGCTGATCCGCCGCGCGTGCTTTTGCACACGGAGTTCATGCGGGAGCATCTGTTGGTCACCCCGCACGACGACTGGCGGCTGACCGGTCTGGTCGACTTCGAGCCGGCGATGACGGGTCATGCGGCGTACGATTTCGTGGCTGTGGGGCTGTATGTCTCGCGGGGCGATCCTCGTCTGTTCTCCCGGGTCGCCGCCGCTTACGGGCACACCTTCGGGCCCCGCGAACTCCTCGCGTACGCCTTGCTCCATGTGCACGGGAATTTTCCGCGTTACCTGCGGGAGCTCCCCGCGCCGCCCCGCCCCACCCTCGACTCTCTGGCGGAGACCTGGTTCGGCACGGGGTGA
- a CDS encoding HAMP domain-containing sensor histidine kinase has protein sequence MNDAPVTGAAAPGPGGEAPAPGGQAPVPGGEAPAPGGTAPASGGTAPVHGTAAPPPPPRPGLRQRIAHRYRRLPLRSRLALLTAVAVAFAVAASAAACWVVTRDRLTEQLDATLSQQAKEIRAEYVQALGAKCNSPLPENARLQLPTPYTIQIVTADGTVCTSWEKIRIPAQGSDVQVARGQTDETTHTTRGADGKEMRVLTRPYHGPLTDALGNQVALSIASPMSTVTDPLNQLALVLLAVTGIGVLGAATAGLWVARAGLKPVDRLTGAVEHVARTQDLTLRIPTEGEDEIARLSRSFNSMTAALAASRDLQRQLIADAGHELRTPLTSLRTNIDLLVRSEQSGRDLPAADKQALLASVKAQMGELAALIGDLQELSRTPEAGPGHGAGVGVVALHEAVAAALERARLRGPSLTFTADLEPWYVRGEPAALERAVVNLLDNAVKFSPAGGAVEVRLAGGELAVRDHGPGIPAAELPHVFERFWRSPSARSLPGSGLGLSIVARTAEQAGGGVRLRAAPGGGTEALLTLPGASTPPPDLPGGGA, from the coding sequence ATGAACGATGCGCCGGTTACGGGCGCTGCCGCCCCGGGCCCGGGCGGCGAAGCGCCGGCCCCGGGTGGCCAGGCGCCGGTCCCGGGCGGGGAGGCACCAGCCCCGGGCGGTACGGCACCGGCCTCGGGCGGTACGGCACCGGTTCACGGCACTGCCGCCCCGCCCCCGCCCCCGCGCCCCGGCCTGAGACAGCGGATCGCGCACCGCTACCGGCGGCTCCCGCTGCGCTCCCGCCTGGCCCTGCTCACCGCCGTCGCCGTGGCGTTCGCCGTGGCCGCCTCGGCCGCCGCCTGCTGGGTGGTCACCCGCGACCGGCTCACCGAGCAGCTCGACGCGACGCTGAGCCAGCAGGCCAAGGAGATCCGTGCCGAGTACGTGCAGGCCCTGGGCGCCAAGTGCAACAGCCCCCTGCCGGAGAACGCCCGGCTGCAACTGCCCACCCCCTACACGATCCAGATCGTGACGGCCGACGGCACGGTCTGCACCTCGTGGGAGAAGATCCGTATCCCCGCGCAGGGTTCGGACGTACAGGTCGCCAGGGGACAGACCGACGAGACCACGCACACCACCCGGGGCGCCGACGGCAAGGAGATGCGGGTCCTCACCCGCCCGTACCACGGCCCCCTCACCGACGCGCTGGGCAACCAGGTCGCCCTGTCCATCGCCTCCCCCATGTCGACGGTGACCGACCCCCTCAATCAGCTCGCGCTGGTCCTGCTGGCCGTCACCGGGATCGGGGTGCTGGGCGCGGCCACCGCCGGCCTGTGGGTCGCCCGCGCGGGCCTGAAGCCCGTGGACCGGCTCACCGGCGCCGTCGAACACGTCGCCCGTACCCAGGACCTGACCCTGCGCATCCCCACCGAGGGCGAGGACGAGATCGCCCGTCTGTCCCGGTCCTTCAACTCCATGACCGCCGCGCTGGCCGCCTCCCGCGACCTCCAGCGGCAGTTGATCGCGGACGCGGGGCACGAGCTGCGTACGCCGCTGACCTCGCTGCGTACCAACATCGACCTGCTGGTACGCAGCGAGCAGTCGGGCCGGGACCTCCCGGCCGCGGACAAGCAGGCGCTGCTGGCCTCGGTGAAGGCGCAGATGGGGGAGCTGGCGGCGCTCATCGGCGACCTCCAGGAGCTGTCCAGGACGCCGGAGGCGGGGCCCGGCCACGGCGCGGGGGTGGGGGTCGTGGCCCTGCACGAGGCCGTGGCCGCGGCGCTGGAGCGGGCCCGGCTGCGCGGCCCCTCGCTGACCTTCACCGCCGACCTCGAACCCTGGTACGTACGCGGGGAGCCGGCGGCGCTGGAGCGGGCCGTGGTGAACCTGCTGGACAACGCGGTCAAGTTCAGCCCGGCCGGAGGCGCCGTGGAAGTCCGGCTCGCGGGCGGCGAGCTGGCCGTACGGGACCACGGGCCCGGCATTCCGGCGGCGGAACTGCCGCACGTCTTTGAACGGTTCTGGCGCTCCCCGTCCGCGCGCAGCCTGCCCGGCAGCGGTCTGGGCCTGTCGATCGTGGCGCGTACGGCGGAGCAGGCGGGCGGCGGCGTACGGCTGCGGGCCGCCCCGGGCGGCGGCACCGAGGCCCTGCTCACCCTCCCGGGCGCGAGCACGCCTCCGCCGGACCTGCCGGGGGGCGGGGCGTGA
- a CDS encoding LmeA family phospholipid-binding protein: MSANPYEALAALADPEPEPGTDGRTGRSRRRDPRDPLGLGLRSDDEEDEADAWQPPNHRRRKRGISRFAGVPLVVKMLVALLVCAAFLALGDRFAVLYAQDKAAEKLKESLHLNAKPEVDIKGFPFLTQVLDKRLRRVDITVPDLAADRVSLAKVEATATDIRIQGDLPSSVKGATIGQVRGTVLLAFDDMNRELGASQVRFSELGPNAVQADGRLPIAGHELRVHAQAHIRRAGDRGISTDISAMRLDIGDLAVYRPGTGKEDGLRLTRKAAAQVSREAARVKELLSVPAIARRIGIPQEYIDQALHNEHKLHELTGAPRFISQLMQVNLVDVVVDHPWLLKKFGVDPKFLGTLAGLTKPQLADQLSLSFRLPPTPGDVRLRDISVQRDGIRVEVWGAGLPIGGSLK, translated from the coding sequence GTGTCGGCGAATCCGTACGAGGCTCTCGCGGCGCTGGCGGACCCGGAACCCGAGCCGGGCACCGACGGCCGTACGGGCCGCTCACGGCGCCGTGACCCCCGGGACCCGCTGGGACTCGGTCTGCGCTCGGACGACGAGGAGGACGAGGCGGATGCGTGGCAGCCGCCCAACCACCGGCGGCGCAAGCGCGGAATCAGCCGGTTCGCCGGAGTGCCGCTCGTCGTCAAGATGCTGGTCGCCCTGCTGGTGTGCGCGGCGTTCCTCGCCCTCGGCGATCGCTTCGCCGTCCTGTACGCGCAGGACAAGGCCGCCGAGAAGCTCAAGGAAAGCCTGCATCTGAACGCCAAGCCGGAAGTCGACATCAAGGGCTTCCCCTTCCTCACGCAGGTGCTGGACAAGCGCCTGCGGCGGGTGGACATCACCGTGCCCGACCTGGCGGCGGACCGGGTGTCGCTGGCCAAGGTCGAGGCGACCGCGACCGACATCCGCATCCAGGGCGACCTGCCCTCCTCGGTCAAGGGCGCCACGATCGGCCAGGTGCGGGGCACCGTGCTGCTCGCCTTCGACGACATGAACCGCGAACTGGGCGCCTCACAGGTACGTTTCAGCGAGCTGGGGCCCAACGCCGTGCAGGCCGACGGCCGGCTCCCGATCGCCGGTCATGAGCTGCGCGTCCACGCCCAGGCGCATATCCGCCGGGCCGGGGACCGCGGGATCTCCACCGACATCAGCGCGATGCGCCTGGACATCGGCGACCTGGCCGTCTACCGCCCCGGCACCGGCAAGGAGGACGGCCTGCGGCTGACGCGCAAGGCCGCCGCCCAGGTCAGCCGGGAGGCGGCCAGGGTGAAGGAACTGCTGTCGGTCCCGGCGATCGCCCGCCGCATCGGTATCCCCCAGGAGTACATCGACCAGGCGCTGCACAACGAGCACAAGCTGCACGAGCTGACCGGGGCGCCGCGCTTCATCTCGCAGCTCATGCAGGTCAACCTTGTGGACGTCGTGGTGGACCACCCCTGGCTGCTGAAGAAGTTCGGCGTCGACCCCAAGTTCCTGGGCACGCTGGCCGGGCTGACCAAACCGCAGCTCGCGGACCAACTGTCGCTGTCCTTCCGGCTGCCCCCGACGCCCGGCGACGTACGGCTGCGTGACATCTCGGTGCAGCGGGACGGCATCCGCGTGGAGGTGTGGGGGGCCGGGCTGCCCATCGGGGGCTCGCTGAAGTAG
- a CDS encoding response regulator transcription factor has protein sequence MSPAEHGDQPARILIVDDEPAVREALQRSLAFEGYGTEQAVDGLDAVEKVTSYDPELIVLDVLMPRMDGLTAARRLRARGVTVPILMLTARDTVGDRVTGLDAGADDYLVKPFELDELLARIRALLRRSSYAAAAGPRPEEGELLTFADLRMDLSTREVTRGGRPVELTRTEFTLLEMFLAHPRQVLTREQILKAVWGFDFEPTSNSLDVYVMYLRRKTEAGGEPRLVHTVRGVGYVLRAEGGTE, from the coding sequence ATGAGCCCCGCCGAGCACGGTGACCAGCCCGCCCGCATCCTGATCGTCGACGACGAGCCGGCCGTCCGCGAGGCGCTGCAGCGCTCGCTCGCCTTCGAGGGCTACGGCACCGAGCAGGCCGTCGACGGGCTGGACGCGGTCGAGAAGGTCACCTCCTACGATCCCGAGCTGATCGTGCTGGACGTCCTGATGCCGCGGATGGACGGGCTGACCGCCGCCCGGCGGCTGCGTGCGCGGGGAGTGACCGTACCGATCCTGATGCTGACCGCACGCGACACGGTCGGCGACCGGGTGACCGGCCTGGACGCGGGCGCCGACGACTACCTCGTCAAGCCCTTCGAGCTGGACGAGCTGCTGGCCCGTATCCGCGCCCTGCTGCGCCGCAGCTCCTACGCGGCGGCGGCCGGTCCGCGGCCCGAGGAGGGCGAGCTGCTGACCTTCGCGGACCTGCGGATGGACCTGTCGACGCGGGAGGTCACGCGGGGCGGCCGGCCGGTGGAGCTGACGCGTACGGAGTTCACGCTGCTGGAGATGTTCCTGGCGCACCCCCGCCAGGTGCTCACCCGTGAGCAGATCCTCAAGGCGGTCTGGGGTTTCGACTTCGAACCGACCTCCAACTCCCTGGACGTGTACGTGATGTATCTGCGCCGCAAGACGGAGGCGGGCGGCGAGCCGCGGCTGGTGCACACGGTGCGCGGTGTCGGCTACGTCCTGCGGGCCGAGGGCGGCACGGAATGA